A region of Pempheris klunzingeri isolate RE-2024b chromosome 15, fPemKlu1.hap1, whole genome shotgun sequence DNA encodes the following proteins:
- the acsl3b gene encoding long-chain-fatty-acid--CoA ligase 3b isoform X2, producing MKLKEDMNPLLLQVFRSVVWVYSVISFIPWYFFSGTGNNLERARRIKARSISGHPAGPYRAINSQEKLAGWLHPGVDTLDKMFEYAARRFPQRDCLGTREVLSEEDELQPNGKVFKKVILGNYNWLSYEEAYRAAKCFGSGLAALGQKPQCNIAIFCETRAEWIVAAQACFMYNFPLVTLYATLGPTAISHGLNETEVTHIITSKDLLQSRLKAILCDVPRLQYVIVVDNKPTSWPDVPRGIMVHNMDAVKEMGSKPDNTVDRRQPEPSDIAVIMYTSGSTGIPKGVMISHGNIIAGITGMAERIPNLNETDTYIGYLPLAHVLELSAELVCISHGCRIGYSSPQTLADQSTKIKKGSKGDTSVLKPTLMAAVPEIMDRIYKNVMTKVEEMSKFQKTLFVLAYNYKMEQISKGYSTPLCDSLVFKRVRALLGGNTRVLLSGGAPLSAATQRFMNICLCCPVGQGYGLTETCGAGTISEVWDYSTGRVGAPLVCSEITLKDWEEGGYYSTDKPNPRGEILIGGPNVTMGYYKNEAKNRNDFFVDENGQRWFCTGDIGEFHPDGCLKIIDRKKDLVKLQAGEYVSLGKVEAVLKNCSLIDNICAYANSDQSYVISFVVPNHKQLMGLAEQLQVRGTWEEICNNCQVEKEVLRIITEAAISAKLERFEIPKKIRLSAEPWTPETGLVTDAFKLKRKELKTHYQEDIERMYGGK from the exons ATGAAGTTGAAGGAGGATATGAaccccctgctgctgcaggttttcCGCTCCGTGGTTTGGGTGTATTCAGTCATCTCCTTCATACCCTGGTACTTCTTCTCCGGAACTGGCAACAACTTGGAACGGGCTCGCCGGATCAAGGCACGCTCAATCAGCGGACACCCAGCAGGGCCTTACAGAGCCATCAACAGCCAAGAGAAGCTGGCGGGATGGCTGCACCCCGGGGTGGACACCCTGGACAAAATGTTTGAATACGCTGCAAGGAGGTTTCCACAAAGAGACTGTCTGGGCACCCGAGAGGTGCTGAGTGAGGAGGATGAGCTGCAGCCTAATGGCAAGGTCTTCAAGAAG GTAATTCTAGGGAACTATAACTGGCTTTCATACGAGGAAGCTTACCGGGCAGCAAAGTGTTTTGGCAGCGGCCTGGCAGCTCTCGGCCAGAAGCCTCAGTGTAACATCGCCATCTTCTGTGAGACCAGAGCAGAGTGGATCGTGGCAGCGCAAGCCTGCTTCATGTACAATTTCCCAC TCGTGACCCTGTACGCCACCCTTGGACCCACGGCCATCTCCCACGGCCTGAACGAGACCGAAGTCACACACATCATTACAAGCAAAGACCTGCTTCAGAGCCGTCTCAAG GCCATACTGTGTGACGTGCCGAGGCTGCAGTATGTCATTGTAGTGGACAATAAACCGACAAGCTGGCCAGACGTGCCCAGAGGCATCATGGTCCACAACATGGACGCCGTGAAGGAGATGGGATCCAAGCCTGACAATA CAGTAGACCGCAGACAGCCAGAGCCCTCGGACATCGCCGTCATCATGTACACCAGCGGCTCCACAGGCATCCCCAAGGGCGTCATGATCTCCCATGGCAACATCATTGCTGGAATCACTGGCATGGCTGAACGAATTCCTAACCTCAA TGAAACAGACACCTACATCGGCTACCTGCCGTTAGCCCACGTTCTAGAGCTCAGCGCTGAACTGGTGTGCATCTCTCATGGCTGTCGCATCGGCTATTCCTCGCCTCAAACCCTAGCTGACCag TCCACCAAGATCAAGAAGGGGAGTAAAGGGGATACCAGCGTGTTGAAACCTACTCTAATGGCTGCTGTACCA GAGATCATGGATCGAATCTACAAGAACGTGATGACCAAAGTGGAGGAGATGAGTAAATTCCAGAAGACGCTCTTCGTGCTGGCGTACAACTACAAGATGGAGCAGATCTCCAAGGGCTACAGCACGCCTCTCTGCGACAG TCTGGTGTTCAAACGGGTGCGTGCGCTCTTAGGAGGGAACACGCGGGTGCTGCTCTCCGGCGGAGCTCCGCTCTCGGCTGCCACACAGCGCTTCATGAACATCTGCCTGTGCTGCCCTGTGGGGCAGGGCTACGGCCTGACGGAGACATGTGGAGCTGGTACCATCAGCGAGG tGTGGGACTACAGCACAGGGCGGGTTGGTGCTCCATTGGTTTGTTCTGAGATCACACTGAAGGACTGGGAGGAGG GTGGTTACTACAGCACAGACAAGCCCAACCCACGGGGGGAAATCTTGATTGGCGGCCCCAATGTAACAATGGGCtattacaaaaatgaagccaagaACCGTAACGACTTTTTCGTGGATGAGAACGGCCAGCGATGGTTCTGCACTGGAGACATTGGAGAGTTCCACCCTGACGGATGCCTCAAGATCATCG ATCGTAAGAAGGACCTGGTGAAATTGCAGGCAGGAGAGTACGTCTCTTTAGGAAAAGTAGAGGCTGTTCTGAAGAACTGCTCACTCATAGACAACATCTGTGCCTATGCCAACAG TGACCAGTCGTATGTGATCAGCTTTGTGGTGCCGAACCACAAGCAGCTAATGGGGCTGGCAGAGCAGTTGCAGGTGAGGGGCACGTGGGAGGAGATCTGCAATAACTGCCAGGTGGAGAAAGAGGTCCTCCGCATCATTACTGAGGCTGCTATCTCAG CAAAACTGGAGCGATTTGAGATCCCCAAGAAGATCCGTCTGAGCGCTGAGCCCTGGACACCGGAGACTGGCTTGGTCACTGACGCATTCAAACTGAAACGCAAGGAGCTCAAAACACACTACCAGGAAGACATAGAGAGGATGTACGGGGGAAAATAA
- the acsl3b gene encoding long-chain-fatty-acid--CoA ligase 3b isoform X1 codes for MKLKEDMNPLLLQVFRSVVWVYSVISFIPWYFFSGTGNNLERARRIKARSISGHPAGPYRAINSQEKLAGWLHPGVDTLDKMFEYAARRFPQRDCLGTREVLSEEDELQPNGKVFKKVILGNYNWLSYEEAYRAAKCFGSGLAALGQKPQCNIAIFCETRAEWIVAAQACFMYNFPLVTLYATLGPTAISHGLNETEVTHIITSKDLLQSRLKAILCDVPRLQYVIVVDNKPTSWPDVPRGIMVHNMDAVKEMGSKPDNIAVDRRQPEPSDIAVIMYTSGSTGIPKGVMISHGNIIAGITGMAERIPNLNETDTYIGYLPLAHVLELSAELVCISHGCRIGYSSPQTLADQSTKIKKGSKGDTSVLKPTLMAAVPEIMDRIYKNVMTKVEEMSKFQKTLFVLAYNYKMEQISKGYSTPLCDSLVFKRVRALLGGNTRVLLSGGAPLSAATQRFMNICLCCPVGQGYGLTETCGAGTISEVWDYSTGRVGAPLVCSEITLKDWEEGGYYSTDKPNPRGEILIGGPNVTMGYYKNEAKNRNDFFVDENGQRWFCTGDIGEFHPDGCLKIIDRKKDLVKLQAGEYVSLGKVEAVLKNCSLIDNICAYANSDQSYVISFVVPNHKQLMGLAEQLQVRGTWEEICNNCQVEKEVLRIITEAAISAKLERFEIPKKIRLSAEPWTPETGLVTDAFKLKRKELKTHYQEDIERMYGGK; via the exons ATGAAGTTGAAGGAGGATATGAaccccctgctgctgcaggttttcCGCTCCGTGGTTTGGGTGTATTCAGTCATCTCCTTCATACCCTGGTACTTCTTCTCCGGAACTGGCAACAACTTGGAACGGGCTCGCCGGATCAAGGCACGCTCAATCAGCGGACACCCAGCAGGGCCTTACAGAGCCATCAACAGCCAAGAGAAGCTGGCGGGATGGCTGCACCCCGGGGTGGACACCCTGGACAAAATGTTTGAATACGCTGCAAGGAGGTTTCCACAAAGAGACTGTCTGGGCACCCGAGAGGTGCTGAGTGAGGAGGATGAGCTGCAGCCTAATGGCAAGGTCTTCAAGAAG GTAATTCTAGGGAACTATAACTGGCTTTCATACGAGGAAGCTTACCGGGCAGCAAAGTGTTTTGGCAGCGGCCTGGCAGCTCTCGGCCAGAAGCCTCAGTGTAACATCGCCATCTTCTGTGAGACCAGAGCAGAGTGGATCGTGGCAGCGCAAGCCTGCTTCATGTACAATTTCCCAC TCGTGACCCTGTACGCCACCCTTGGACCCACGGCCATCTCCCACGGCCTGAACGAGACCGAAGTCACACACATCATTACAAGCAAAGACCTGCTTCAGAGCCGTCTCAAG GCCATACTGTGTGACGTGCCGAGGCTGCAGTATGTCATTGTAGTGGACAATAAACCGACAAGCTGGCCAGACGTGCCCAGAGGCATCATGGTCCACAACATGGACGCCGTGAAGGAGATGGGATCCAAGCCTGACAATA TAGCAGTAGACCGCAGACAGCCAGAGCCCTCGGACATCGCCGTCATCATGTACACCAGCGGCTCCACAGGCATCCCCAAGGGCGTCATGATCTCCCATGGCAACATCATTGCTGGAATCACTGGCATGGCTGAACGAATTCCTAACCTCAA TGAAACAGACACCTACATCGGCTACCTGCCGTTAGCCCACGTTCTAGAGCTCAGCGCTGAACTGGTGTGCATCTCTCATGGCTGTCGCATCGGCTATTCCTCGCCTCAAACCCTAGCTGACCag TCCACCAAGATCAAGAAGGGGAGTAAAGGGGATACCAGCGTGTTGAAACCTACTCTAATGGCTGCTGTACCA GAGATCATGGATCGAATCTACAAGAACGTGATGACCAAAGTGGAGGAGATGAGTAAATTCCAGAAGACGCTCTTCGTGCTGGCGTACAACTACAAGATGGAGCAGATCTCCAAGGGCTACAGCACGCCTCTCTGCGACAG TCTGGTGTTCAAACGGGTGCGTGCGCTCTTAGGAGGGAACACGCGGGTGCTGCTCTCCGGCGGAGCTCCGCTCTCGGCTGCCACACAGCGCTTCATGAACATCTGCCTGTGCTGCCCTGTGGGGCAGGGCTACGGCCTGACGGAGACATGTGGAGCTGGTACCATCAGCGAGG tGTGGGACTACAGCACAGGGCGGGTTGGTGCTCCATTGGTTTGTTCTGAGATCACACTGAAGGACTGGGAGGAGG GTGGTTACTACAGCACAGACAAGCCCAACCCACGGGGGGAAATCTTGATTGGCGGCCCCAATGTAACAATGGGCtattacaaaaatgaagccaagaACCGTAACGACTTTTTCGTGGATGAGAACGGCCAGCGATGGTTCTGCACTGGAGACATTGGAGAGTTCCACCCTGACGGATGCCTCAAGATCATCG ATCGTAAGAAGGACCTGGTGAAATTGCAGGCAGGAGAGTACGTCTCTTTAGGAAAAGTAGAGGCTGTTCTGAAGAACTGCTCACTCATAGACAACATCTGTGCCTATGCCAACAG TGACCAGTCGTATGTGATCAGCTTTGTGGTGCCGAACCACAAGCAGCTAATGGGGCTGGCAGAGCAGTTGCAGGTGAGGGGCACGTGGGAGGAGATCTGCAATAACTGCCAGGTGGAGAAAGAGGTCCTCCGCATCATTACTGAGGCTGCTATCTCAG CAAAACTGGAGCGATTTGAGATCCCCAAGAAGATCCGTCTGAGCGCTGAGCCCTGGACACCGGAGACTGGCTTGGTCACTGACGCATTCAAACTGAAACGCAAGGAGCTCAAAACACACTACCAGGAAGACATAGAGAGGATGTACGGGGGAAAATAA
- the LOC139214118 gene encoding RING finger protein 228-like, whose protein sequence is MAEAVSSGGDCGSAPPDSCPSEEYECKICYNYFDLERRTPKMLGCSHTFCQECLDALHSREGRGWRLGCPLCRHRTPVPEYRVHNLPDNTALTDALPLEKLEPGVSCDTAVRTGPSVPSAAPQEANASCQTCKQVAFTASCVCAIFSFLSMVLLLFLGLIFVHNFNSPASHVGPVCLFVASVLALLSLILTWLMCMLRYRPETETEASNSSLT, encoded by the coding sequence ATGGCGGAGGCTGTCAGCTCAGGAGGCGACTGTGGCTCTGCTCCGCCAGACTCGTGTCCCAGCGAGGAGTACGAGTGCAAAATATGCTACAACTACTTCGACCTGGAGCGCCGCACTCCCAAAATGCTGGGCTGCTCTCACACCTTCTGTCAGGAGTGCCTCGACGCCCTGCATTCCCGGGAGGGTCGAGGGTGGAGACTCGGTTGCCCGCTGTGTCGCCACCGGACTCCGGTGCCGGAGTATCGGGTTCACAACCTCCCAGACAACACCGCGCTGACGGACGCGCTCCCGCTCGAAAAGCTCGAGCCCGGGGTCTCGTGTGACACGGCCGTCCGGACAGGTCCTTCCGTCCCCTCTGCTGCCCCCCAGGAGGCCAACGCCAGCTGTCAGACTTGCAAACAAGTTGCGTTCACGGCCAGCTGTGTGTGCGCCATCTTCTCTTTcctgtccatggtgctgctCTTATTTTTGGGCCTCATCTTTGTGCATAACTTCAATAGCCCCGCGTCGCACGTCGGCCCGGTCTGTTTGTTCGTGGCCAGCGTCCTGGCCCTGCTCTCGCTCATTCTCACTTGGCTCATGTGCATGTTGAGGTACCGACCTGAAACTGAGACTGAAGCGAGCAACAGTTCCCTCACTTGA